In Helicobacter mastomyrinus, the sequence CAAGAGCCTATTTCAACACGCAAGGGAGATTTTTTAAATGCAAAAAATTACACCATTACCCACCCCGCCCACCACACACGATACACAAAGCTTTGATATAAGGGCTGATGCTTTTGTAGAAGCATTGCCACAATTTGGCGAAGAGCTTAATAGCTTTGCTTTACAAATAAATGAGCTCGGCACAAGCGTAGAGCAATCCCTTAGAGAGCTAGAACTTGAACTAAAAGAGAACCTAAAACAAGATAGGCAAGGCTTTAAAACAGAAGTAGAGAATGAAAAAAAGAATGCGATAAAAGAGATATTAGCACAGACCGCATTGCAAAGCGACCAATTCATAAATATAGCTCATCATATTCTCTTTACCCTAAGAGAGATAAAACACAAAAGGCAAAGAAAGCAAGAATGGCAAAATAGAATCGGGCAATACACACTCTCTTTTCGCTGCTGCTTGCCACAAGGTTATGTGGCAGCGGGGAGTATATTAAAAATAGACGAGTATCCCTTAGCTTATCTGTATTTTAAAAGCACGAGTAAAGGCTTACAAGAGAATTGCCCTAAAGGCTATTTTAGACTACCTAAGCCAAATATCTATGCTAAGGCTACAAACAATCCCTCCCTTGTAGGAGCATTTGAGAGAGAGGGCTTACCAAATATCACAGGAGGAGTATATCGCATTGCCGAGACTTTTCACGATTATGGCTGGACAAGTGGGGCATTTGCTAAAGAAGGTGGTCATAACTCGGGTGGCACGCCACAAACAGTTGATTGGAGCAACGCAGCAGCATTTAATTTTAATGCTTCTCGCTGCTCTGCTATCTATGGGCGCACAAATTCTGTGGAGGTTAATCATAATCTCCTCTTAGAGGGGTTTTATGTAGGGCAGAGGATTCCACCCCCCCCCCCCCGCAGCAATAGAGTGAGGGCAATTAATCTATGAATATTGTTTCAAAATGAGTGCCCCCCGCAGGGCTTTAGGCGCATACAGGGGCTTTGCTCCTGTATGTAAGACATCAAATTAATAGGAAAGGAGTAAAAATGGGAAATATAGAAGAAATAACACTCTTACAAGAGATACAAGAAGAAGTGAGGGAAATAAGGCAAGTTTCTGGCTTTGATGCAGAGGTTAGAGCTTTAAACACTTTGAGCCAAAATCTCGCACAAGAGCTTAATAACATTGTAAAAGAGGCAAAAAAAGAGAATCTTGTAAAAGCGAAACGACTTTTACAAGTGCATTTAAAACAAGCTCTAATGTATCAAGAGGTATATGTAGATAAAAATGGCAAAATAGTATCCTATGGCGATGTGTATATGCAAGGACTTTCTCAAAATAACACAGGAAGCGGTAGGACACATCTTGGCTCTTTTACACGCGTGGCTTTGCCTAGTGATATAGAATTTGTAGAAGTATTTGGCGGACATACAACCTTTTATGCCTTGCCAAAAGAGGGGAACTTCCTCTATGTGTGGGGTGCAAATGTGGAAGGTTGTGCTGGAGCAGGACATACTCAAGTGATTCCTATGCCTGTGAGGGTAGAAATGCCTGCGCGTGTGGTAAAAATTTGCTGTGGGACTAGCGAGGTAGATAGCAAACAAAGTGCGGTAGCACTGCTTGAAAATGGGCTAGTATATGTGAGCGGGAGTAATTCCATAGGAGAGCTTGGCACAGGTAATACGCTTCCACTCTCTACTTTCACACAAAATCCCTATCTATCAAATATTGAGGATATTTCATTTGCGAGTAATGGCTATGCGGGGATAATGCAGTGCATTGATAGTGAGGGGGCTTTGTGGGTATGCGGACATAATACACAAGGTGCGTGTGGTAATGGCAATAACACACATATCACTATCCCCTTTAAGATTAGCTTTAACCAAAAAGTGAAATACGCAAGAGCGAGTATTAATAGATACTCAAATGTAGATTATAGCACTTGCTTACTTATCTTTGAGGACGGGAGTGTGCGTGGAGCAGGGTATGGAGGAGACAATAATCTCTCACAAGCTGCCACTGGTAATAGTAATATTTTCATCTCCTTGACTAACAATCAAGGTGAAATATTAAGTCATATCATCAAAGTGTTTCCAGCAAGTATTTATGGAACTGCTTGTGCGCTTGATGAAAGCGGGAATCTCTATGTATGGGGTAAAGGAAGCTATGGCTATGGCAATGATATAGGAGGGAATAATCTCATTGCCCAAAAAGTCTTAGAAAATGTAGAATCTCTCGTGCATTGGGATAGAGCAAATACACGCATTATTGTTAAGCTTAAAAGTAGTGATAGTTTCTTGGGCTTTGGTTTTAATACCGATGGGAGCTTAGGCATTGGCAAAAATGCAAACTCTAACATATTCACTCCCGTGTATGCCCCAAGCAATGTGAGTGAATTTGCCTTTATAGGATTTGGTGCAGGCGGGCATTTGGTGATGATAGCAAAAAATAAACTCTATGCCTGTGGCACTGCGAGCAATGGCTCTATTAAATACACCACACCTACACTACAAAAACAATAGGAGGATTTTATGCAAATATATGAATTAAACAAGGACAAGGTTTTACAAGTGAGCGGGAGCTTTGTTTATGTTGGCGAGATTGATGGCAAACTTTATGTAAAGGGCGAAAATCTAAGTGAGCCTTTTATCCCCGCTTCTTTGCCACAATCTCTGCAAGATATGTTTAATGCGGAGCTTGAAGCTGTGCGCAAAGAGAAAGAAAAGGAGCTTAATGCAGAATGTGATGAACTCCTTAAGAGCTTTACTAGCAATGCATTAGGGGAGAGCTACATATATGATATGAGTGTAGAAGACCAGCTTAACCTTATGGCTCTTGCCACATCAAAGGCAGATTCATATTTTAGATGTCATAAAGCAGGAGAGCCAAAGGCAAATATCCCGCATACTTCTGCACAGCTTAAAAAAGTCTATGCTGATGGCATAAAATATAAGAGTGATACTATCTATGCTTGTGGGGTGCTTAAAGCATATCTCTTAACTTTAGAAGATATAGAGCAAATAAAGGCATTACAATGGGAGGATTATGAGCGTATCATCAAAACACAGAACAAAGCTTCTTTAGAAAATGAGGCAGCACTTTGAGTTCATTCACAAGCCCACTCAAAGTAGAAGTCTATGATTGCGGGAGAGTCTATATCCTCACAGAATCTTTTTGCTATTACCGAGAGGATAAAAGCAAAAAGGATATTATCGTGCCAAAGGGCTTTATGACAGATTTTGCAAGCACACCCCGCATTTTATGGAGTGTTTTACCACCTTTTGGGAGATATGCTAAATGTGCTGTATTGCACGACTACTTATGTGAGGAGTTTCATAAAGGCAAGTGTAATCGCAAGGAAGCAGATAGGATATTTTTAGAATCTATGGAGGCTATCTCTATCCCCTTTTTCACAAAATGGAGCTTGTATTTAGGGGTGAGAATCTACGCACTTTTGAAAGGATACAAATAACTTAGCCAAGCCTTTAAAAAGCAATACATTCTAACTCGCCACGATGATGTGAGGGAGAAAAATTACTTTTTCTAAAGGAGGCTATATGCCACACATACAAACACTCAAAGCCACCACGCTTAAAGCCCCATTTGGTTGGGTAGGAGGCAAATCACAGCTCGCTAAAAGCATAGTAGAGCTTATGCCACCACATAAAAGATATATTGAAGTCTTTGGAGGGGGATTATCTGTGCTGTATGCAAAACCTAGTCGCAAGAATATGAGCGCAAAATATGTAGAAGTTATTAATGACAGCAATAGCGATTTGATAAACTTGCACACAATCATCAAAACCGCGCCCCAAACCCTCGCCCTATATCTCAATAACCTGCTATGCAGTAGGGAGATTTTTGAGATGATTAAAAAGGGCACACTCTCCCCTAGAAACAAGATAGAGCGGGCGGCTTTGTATTATTGCCTGCTAACCTTTAGTTTTGGCTCTAAGGGTGATAACTTTGCAATGTGTAAAACTCGCCCACCAAAGAATATTTACAAAGATTATTCTATTTGGAGCGAGAGATTAAAGGGTGTTTGCATAGAGAATATGGACTTTAGGAGGCTCATAAAAGAATATGATAGTGCAGATTCTTTATTTTACCTAGACCCGCCTTATGTAGGGAGTGAAAACTACTATAAAATGCGGCGCAGCTTTGGAATAAAAGAGCATAAGGAGCTGTGCGCGATACTTAAAAGTTTGCAGGGCAAATTTATCCTAAGCTATAATGATTGTGAGCTTATAAGGGAGCTGTATAAGGACTTTAGAATCATAGAGAGCAAAGAAGTGCGATACTCGCTGAATGTCAAAGTGAGAAAGAAAACAAGGGAGGTTATTGTGGTGAATTATTAGCTAGGGCGGGATTATCCCGCTTGTTTCAAAGGGAACCTAGCTTTTTACATCATCAAAATATCTTGTGTGTATGTTTGCAATTAATTCATCAGTAAAATTTTTGTATTTTTTGGATATATCTTTATCACTTCCTATACCTAAGTATTCCTCTCTTCGTATATCTTTTATCTTTTTCAATGATGGTTTATACGCAACTTTTTTGACATTTCGGAGATGATAAAAATCTTTAATGATAGCCTTATATGAATCTAATGCCCCTCTCCTAAAATGGTTTATTGCTCTGTCTTTATTTTTGCCATCTTGTTGTCTCCCACAATACACTGCAACCAAGTGTGAAATAGCATTATGAAATTCTATGAGTGTTTGCTTAAGTATTTTATTATTTTTAAGCTTTTCTATGTTGATTTTTTTAAGCAGCTCTTCATTAAACTCATCAAATCCATCATCAGCATAGTATTTCTGTCTATCTTCAAGATTTTTTCTATAAATGGACAATATGTGCTCATTACTTAACCTGCTTCTCCATTTTTCATACTGCTGAATGGCATCAACAAAACACGAGAACGCTTCGCTAATATTTGGATTTTCTATAATATGACGAGGCACAGAAGAGCTTTGCTGATTTATCTGTATTTCTTTAATACAATATTGAGAATATCCTTTTATATATTCTACCCACTCTTTTTTTAGTTTATCTTTTGTTTCTTTGAGTTTTTTCTGCAAGTTTTTGTTTTTTCTAGACATAGCCTGAAAATAATAAAATTCATAAAAAGTCTTGATGAGAGAGCGATTTCTCCCATATACAAGAGTATTTATAGAATCTATTGCTAAAAATTGTGCATAAAGCTCGAAAAACAAATTTAAGTCATCACCATTGTTTAAATCGCTCTGCCCCAATACCGCACTCCTCCAAAAAAGCATCAAATTCGGCATCTGTCATCTTTTTGTCGCATTTCTGGTTATCCTCAAAAAACACATCACCAGTAGATTCCATTCCACTATCAGCAATATCTGACGCTATAATAGAATCCATAAAACTACTATCACGAACAGGAATACTTACCCCAATATCTATTTGAGTTTTCATATCGTCTCCTTATGATGTACTAAACGAAATAAAACCAGCTTTTTGTATTTACTAAGCAAATATTAAGCAAAAATTATACAATACTCATTCTTAAAGTAACATTTTCACTCATTAATTATATTTATTTACCACAAAAGCAAGTCTCTTCATTTTCAAATTTATTTGTGAATAACTGCTCTCCAACTACTCCCATATTTTTAATTCTAGATTCTAGCTCATCTAAGGTTAAATTAGGCTTCCAAGTTTGATTCACACAATTTAATTCCTTTGCTTTTATTTCCCATTCTTTCATTACTTGATACAAAGTAGGATAATCTCTATATAAAGTATATAAACTTCTCATTGACTGCT encodes:
- a CDS encoding DUF1353 domain-containing protein; amino-acid sequence: MSSFTSPLKVEVYDCGRVYILTESFCYYREDKSKKDIIVPKGFMTDFASTPRILWSVLPPFGRYAKCAVLHDYLCEEFHKGKCNRKEADRIFLESMEAISIPFFTKWSLYLGVRIYALLKGYK
- a CDS encoding DNA adenine methylase; translation: MPHIQTLKATTLKAPFGWVGGKSQLAKSIVELMPPHKRYIEVFGGGLSVLYAKPSRKNMSAKYVEVINDSNSDLINLHTIIKTAPQTLALYLNNLLCSREIFEMIKKGTLSPRNKIERAALYYCLLTFSFGSKGDNFAMCKTRPPKNIYKDYSIWSERLKGVCIENMDFRRLIKEYDSADSLFYLDPPYVGSENYYKMRRSFGIKEHKELCAILKSLQGKFILSYNDCELIRELYKDFRIIESKEVRYSLNVKVRKKTREVIVVNY